One part of the Dunckerocampus dactyliophorus isolate RoL2022-P2 chromosome 11, RoL_Ddac_1.1, whole genome shotgun sequence genome encodes these proteins:
- the si:ch211-175m2.5 gene encoding uncharacterized protein si:ch211-175m2.5 isoform X2, which yields MEEVESKGGFLPNVFKVLSHRPAEFRAFFSYYNELMNKETGRLTKADRELIVVATSRHNKCLYCVVSHGALHRIYSKNPTLSDQVVIDYEKAVLQPRERAMLDFAMAVCRADAITERHFKSLEEAGFDREDAWDIAAIAAFFAMSNRLAHLTDMQPNLEFYSMGRVPRDKRKDSDK from the exons ATGGAGGAAGTGGAGTCCAAA GGCGGCTTCCTACCCAATGTCTTCAAAGTCCTCTCGCACAGGCCTGCAGAGTTTAGAGCTTTCTTCTCCTACTACAATGAACTCATGAACAAGGAGacag GCAGATTAACCAAGGCGGATCGTGAGCTGATTGTGGTGGCCACCAGCAGACACAACAAGTGTCTTTACTGTGTTGTTTCCCATGGTGCGCTGCACCGCATCTACTCCAAGAACCCCACACTTTCAGACCAG GTCGTCATCGACTACGAGAAGGCAGTGCTGCAACCCAGAGAGCGTGCCATGCTGGACTTCGCCATGGCCGTGTGCCGCGCCGACGCCATCACCGAGCGGCACTTTAAATCTTTAGAAGAGGCGGGCTTTGACCGTGAGGACGCCTGGGACATCGCCGCCATCGCCGCCTTCTTCGCCATGTCTAACCGTCTCGCCCACCTCACTGACATGCAGCCCAACCTGGAGTTTTATAGCATGGGGCGTGTACCGCGGGACAAGCGCAAAGACAGTGACAAGTGA
- the polr2g gene encoding DNA-directed RNA polymerase II subunit RPB7, which produces MFYHISLEHEILLHPRYFGPNLLNTVKQKLFTEVEGTCTGKYGFVIAVTTIDNIGAGVMQPGRGFVLYPVKYKAIVFRPFKGEVVDAVVTQVNKVGLFTEIGPMSCFISRHSIPSEMEFDPNSNPPCYKTVDEDIVIQQDDEIRLKIVGTRVDKNDIFAIGSLMDDYLGLVS; this is translated from the exons ATGTTTTATCAT ATATCTCTGGAACATGAAATTTTACTTCATCCGAGGTACTTTGGCCCcaatcttctaaataccgtCAAGCAGAAGCTGTTCACTGAGGTGGAGGGAACTTGCACCGGGAA GTACGGTTTTGTCATCGCAGTGACCACCATTGACAACATCGGTGCAGGTGTGATGCAGCCGGGCAGAGGTTTTGTTTTGTATCCGGTCAAATACAAGGCGATAGTGTTCCGGCCGTTTAAAGGGGAAGTGGTGGATGCGGTCGTTACTCAAGTTAACAAG GTTGGTTTGTTCACAGAAATTGGACCCATGTCTTGTTTCATCTCCCGTCAT TCAATCCCCTCAGAAATGGAGTTTGATCCCAACTCTAACCCACCGTGTTATAAAACAGTGGATGAG GACATTGTAATCCAGCAAGATGATGAGATCAGGCTTAAGATTGTGGGAACAAGAGtggacaaaaatgacatt TTTGCTATTGGATCTCTCATGGATGACTATCTAG gCCTTGTGAGCTAA
- the si:ch211-175m2.5 gene encoding uncharacterized protein si:ch211-175m2.5 isoform X1, which translates to MASTLVRRFFQASTHLRSPRWSGLLLAKRAEETARARHFSSDPPETISRYPVPYKKDLPYDIVELMEEVESKGGFLPNVFKVLSHRPAEFRAFFSYYNELMNKETGRLTKADRELIVVATSRHNKCLYCVVSHGALHRIYSKNPTLSDQVVIDYEKAVLQPRERAMLDFAMAVCRADAITERHFKSLEEAGFDREDAWDIAAIAAFFAMSNRLAHLTDMQPNLEFYSMGRVPRDKRKDSDK; encoded by the exons ATGGCGAGTACCTTGGTTCGGAGGTTCTTTCAGGCGTCCACTCACCTT AGGTCCCCGCGTTGGAGCGGCTTGCTCTTGGCCAAGCGGGCTGAGGAAACAGCCAGGGCCAGACATTTCTCCAGCGATCCTCCGGAGACAATCAGCCGCTATCCAGTGCCTTACAAGAAAGACCTACCGTATGACATCGTGGAGCTGATGGAGGAAGTGGAGTCCAAA GGCGGCTTCCTACCCAATGTCTTCAAAGTCCTCTCGCACAGGCCTGCAGAGTTTAGAGCTTTCTTCTCCTACTACAATGAACTCATGAACAAGGAGacag GCAGATTAACCAAGGCGGATCGTGAGCTGATTGTGGTGGCCACCAGCAGACACAACAAGTGTCTTTACTGTGTTGTTTCCCATGGTGCGCTGCACCGCATCTACTCCAAGAACCCCACACTTTCAGACCAG GTCGTCATCGACTACGAGAAGGCAGTGCTGCAACCCAGAGAGCGTGCCATGCTGGACTTCGCCATGGCCGTGTGCCGCGCCGACGCCATCACCGAGCGGCACTTTAAATCTTTAGAAGAGGCGGGCTTTGACCGTGAGGACGCCTGGGACATCGCCGCCATCGCCGCCTTCTTCGCCATGTCTAACCGTCTCGCCCACCTCACTGACATGCAGCCCAACCTGGAGTTTTATAGCATGGGGCGTGTACCGCGGGACAAGCGCAAAGACAGTGACAAGTGA